A window of the Camelus dromedarius isolate mCamDro1 chromosome 5, mCamDro1.pat, whole genome shotgun sequence genome harbors these coding sequences:
- the LOC105089961 gene encoding olfactory receptor 4K15, whose product MEEVNQTVVSEFIILGLCNSWELQAFLLLIFSSLYLITILGNIFIALLITADLHLHSPMYFLLANLSFIDFCLSSVITPKMITDFLKENKTISFGGCMCQIFFGHFFGGGEMILLVSMAYDRYVAICKPLHYSSIMDRQKCTGLVMTSWITGFVHSISQLALIIKLPFCGRRELDSFFCDIPLVIRLACMDTYSLEMLINADSGVLATICFILLLLSYFYILLTVRLHSKEGASKALSTCTAHITVVVLFFGPCIFIYLWPLHITWVDKFLAVFYAVITPVLNPAIYTLRNKEIKNAIQRLRC is encoded by the coding sequence ATGGAAGAAGTAAACCAGACTGTGGTGTCTGAATTTATTATTCTTGGACTTTGTAATTCATGGGAGCTCCAGGCCTTCCTCCTGCTGATATTTTCTTCACTTTACTTGATCACCATTTTAGGCAACATCTTCATTGCGCTCCTAATTACTGCTGATCTTCATCTTCACTCCCCTATGTACTTCTTGTTAGCCAATCTTTCGTTCATTGACTTCTGTCTTTCCTCAGTAATCACCCCAAAAATGATCACAGACTTTCTCAAAGAAAATAAGACCATCTCCTTTGGAGGCTGCATGTGTCAGATTTTTTTTGGACATTTCTTTGGAGGGGGTGAGATGATACTGCTTGTGTCAATGGCCTATGACCGttatgtggccatctgcaagccactCCATTACTCCAGCATCATGGACAGGCAAAAGTGCACTGGGCTAGTGATGACATCATGGATCACTGGCTTTGTGCATTCAATAAGCCAACTAGCTCTAATTATAAAGCTGCCCTTCTGTGGACGCAGGGAACTGGATAGCTTTTTCTGTGATATTCCACTGGTGATCAGGCTGGCCTGTATGGATACTTATAGTCTAGAAATGTTGATAAATGCTGACAGTGGGGTACTGGCAACCATCTGCTTCATTCTGTTGCTACTCTCTTACTTTTATATCCTGCTTACTGTCCGCCTTCACTCTAAAGAAGGGGCATCCAAGGCTCTCTCCACCTGCACTGCCCACATCACAGTGGTGGTGTTATTCTTTGGACCCTGCATCTTCATCTATCTGTGGCCACTCCATATCACCTGGGTGGACAAGTTTCTTGCTGTATTTTATGCAGTCATCACACCGGTCCTAAATCCAGCCATTTACACgttaagaaacaaagagattaAAAA